One genomic segment of Vulpes vulpes isolate BD-2025 chromosome 2, VulVul3, whole genome shotgun sequence includes these proteins:
- the JUP gene encoding junction plakoglobin isoform X1, which yields MTILNGEITVPVKGPLVSAIMEVMNLIEQPIKVTEWQQTYTYDSGIHSGANTCVPSVSSKGIMEEDEACGRQYTLKKTTTYTQVPQSQGDLEYQMSTTARAKRVREAMCPGVTGEDSSLLLATQVEGQTTNLQRLAEPSQLLKSAIVHLINYQDDAELATRALPELTKLLNDEDPVVVTKAAMIVNQLSKKEASRRALMGSPQLVAAVVRTMQNTSDLDTARCTTSILHNLSHHREGLLAIFKSGGIPALVRMLSSPVESVLFYAITTLHNLLLYQEGAKMAVRLADGLQKMVPLLNKNNPKFLAITTDCLQLLAYGNQESKLIILANGGPQALVQIMRNYSYEKLLWTTSRVLKVLSVCPSNKPAIVEAGGMQALGKHLTSNSPRLVQNCLWTLRNLSDVATKQEGLESVLKILVNQLSVDDVNVLTCATGTLSNLTCNNSKNKTLVTQNSGVEALIHAILRAGDKDDITEPAVCALRHLTSRHPEAEMAQNSVRLNYGIPAIVKLLNQPNQWPLVKATIGLIRNLALCPANHAPLQEAAVIPRLVQLLVKAHQDAQRHVAAGTQQPYTDGVRMEEIVEGCTGALHILARDPMNRMEIFRLNTIPLFVQLLYSSVENIQRVAAGVLCELAQDKEAADAIDAEGASAPLMELLHSRNEGTATYAAAVLFRISEDKNPDYRKRVSVELTNSLFKHDPAAWEAAQSMIPINEPYADDMDATYRPMYSSDVPLDPLDMHMDMDADYPIDTYSDGLRPPYPTADHMLA from the exons ATGACCATTCTGAATGGAGAGATTACAGTACCTGTCAAGGGACCTCTAGTCT CAGCCATCATGGAAGTGATGAACCTGATTGAACAACCCATCAAAGTGACTGAGTGGCAACAGACATACACATATGACTCTGGCATTCACTCGGGTGCCAACACCTGTGTGCCCTCGGTCAGCAGCAAGGGCATCATGGAAGAGGATGAGGCCTGCGGGCGCCAATACACGCTCAAGAAGACCACCACctatacccaggtgccccagagccaAG GTGACCTGGAGTACCAAATGTCCACGACGGCCAGAGCCAAGCGGGTGCGGGAGGCCATGTGTCCCGGCGTGACAGGCGAAGACAGCTCGCTGCTACTGGCCACCCAGGTGGAAGGGCAGACCACCAACCTGCAGCGGCTGGCCGAGCCGTCCCAGCTGCTCAAGTCAGCCATCGTACATCTCATCAACTACCAGGACGACGCCGAGCTGGCCACCCGGGCCCTGCCTGAACTCACCAAACTGCTCAACGATGAGGACCCG GTGGTGGTGACCAAGGCAGCCATGATTGTGAACCAGCTGTCCAAGAAAGAGGCGTCGCGGCGGGCGCTGATGGGCTCGCCCCAGCTGGTGGCAGCCGTGGTGCGTACTATGCAGAACACCAGTGACCTGGACACAGCCCGCTGCACCACCAGCATCCTGCACAACCTCTCCCACCACCGCGAGGGGCTGCTTGCCATCTTCAAGTCGGGCGGCATCCCTGCCCTGGTCCGCATGCTCAG CTCCCCGGTGGAGTCGGTCCTGTTCTACGCCATCACCACGCTGCACAACCTGCTGCTGTACCAGGAGGGCGCCAAGATGGCGGTGCGCCTGGCAGATGGGCTGCAGAAGATGGTGCCCCTGCTCAACAAAAACAACCCCAAGTTCCTGGCCATCACCACCGACTGCCTGCAGCTCCTGGCTTATGGCAACCAGGAGAGCAAG CTCATCATCTTGGCCAATGGAGGACCCCAGGCCCTTGTGCAGATCATGCGCAACTACAGCTATGAGAAGCTGCTCTGGACCACCAGCCGTGTGCTCAAGGTGCTGTCTGTGTGTCCCAGCAATAAGCCTGCCATCGTGGAGGCTG GTGGGATGCAGGCCTTGGGCAAACACCTGACAAGCAACAGCCCCCGCCTTGTACAGAACTGTCTCTGGACCTTGCGCAACCTCTCGGATGTGGCCACCAAACAG GAGGGCCTGGAGAGCGTCCTGAAGATCCTGGTGAACCAGCTGAGTGTGGACGATGTCAACGTCCTCACCTGTGCCACGGGCACTCTGTCCAACCTGACGTGCAACAACAGCAAGAATAAGACGCTGGTGACCCAGAACAGCGGCGTGGAGGCTCTCATCCATGCCATCCTGCGCGCTGGCGACAAGGACGACATCACGGAGCCCGCCGTCTGCGCCCTGCGCCACCTCACCAGCCGCCACCCGGAGGCCGAGATGGCCCAGAACTCCGTGCGCCTCAACTACGGCATCCCGGCCATTGTCAAGCTTCTCAACCAGCCCAACCAGTGGCCGCTGGTCAAG GCAACCATCGGCCTGATCAGGAAtctggctctgtgcccagcaaaCCATGCCCCACTGCAGGAGGCAGCAGTTATTCCCCGCCTTGTCCAGTTGCTGGTCAAGGCTCACCAGGATGCCCAGCGTCATGTGGCTGCAGGCACACAGCAGCCCTACACG GATGGTGTGAGGATGGAGGAGATTGTGGAGGGCTGCACTGGAGCCCTGCACATCCTCGCCCGGGATCCCATGAACCGCATGGAGATCTTCCGACTCAACACTATACCCCTGTTTGTACAG ctcctgtaCTCGTCAGTGGAGAACATCCAGCGCGTGGCTGCCGGGGTGCTGTGTGAGCTGGCCCAGGACAAGGAGGCAGCTGATGCAATTGATGCTGAGGGGGCCTCAGCTCCACTCATGGAGCTACTGCACTCCCGCAACGAGGGCACCG cCACCTATGCTGCGGCTGTCCTGTTCCGCATCTCCGAGGACAAGAACCCAGATTACCGAAAACGCGTGTCTGTGGAGCTCACCAACTCCCTCTTCAAGCATGACCCAGCTGCGTGGGAGGCT gcccagagcatgatccccaTCAATGAGCCCTACGCAGATG ACATGGATGCCACCTACCGCCCCATGTACTCGAGTGATGTGCCCCTGGACCCCCTGGACATGCACATGGACATGGACGCGGACTATCCCATCGACACTTACAGCGACGGCCTGAGGCCCCCCTACCCCACGGCGGACCATATGCTGGCCTAG
- the JUP gene encoding junction plakoglobin isoform X2: MEVMNLIEQPIKVTEWQQTYTYDSGIHSGANTCVPSVSSKGIMEEDEACGRQYTLKKTTTYTQVPQSQGDLEYQMSTTARAKRVREAMCPGVTGEDSSLLLATQVEGQTTNLQRLAEPSQLLKSAIVHLINYQDDAELATRALPELTKLLNDEDPVVVTKAAMIVNQLSKKEASRRALMGSPQLVAAVVRTMQNTSDLDTARCTTSILHNLSHHREGLLAIFKSGGIPALVRMLSSPVESVLFYAITTLHNLLLYQEGAKMAVRLADGLQKMVPLLNKNNPKFLAITTDCLQLLAYGNQESKLIILANGGPQALVQIMRNYSYEKLLWTTSRVLKVLSVCPSNKPAIVEAGGMQALGKHLTSNSPRLVQNCLWTLRNLSDVATKQEGLESVLKILVNQLSVDDVNVLTCATGTLSNLTCNNSKNKTLVTQNSGVEALIHAILRAGDKDDITEPAVCALRHLTSRHPEAEMAQNSVRLNYGIPAIVKLLNQPNQWPLVKATIGLIRNLALCPANHAPLQEAAVIPRLVQLLVKAHQDAQRHVAAGTQQPYTDGVRMEEIVEGCTGALHILARDPMNRMEIFRLNTIPLFVQLLYSSVENIQRVAAGVLCELAQDKEAADAIDAEGASAPLMELLHSRNEGTATYAAAVLFRISEDKNPDYRKRVSVELTNSLFKHDPAAWEAAQSMIPINEPYADDMDATYRPMYSSDVPLDPLDMHMDMDADYPIDTYSDGLRPPYPTADHMLA; this comes from the exons ATGGAAGTGATGAACCTGATTGAACAACCCATCAAAGTGACTGAGTGGCAACAGACATACACATATGACTCTGGCATTCACTCGGGTGCCAACACCTGTGTGCCCTCGGTCAGCAGCAAGGGCATCATGGAAGAGGATGAGGCCTGCGGGCGCCAATACACGCTCAAGAAGACCACCACctatacccaggtgccccagagccaAG GTGACCTGGAGTACCAAATGTCCACGACGGCCAGAGCCAAGCGGGTGCGGGAGGCCATGTGTCCCGGCGTGACAGGCGAAGACAGCTCGCTGCTACTGGCCACCCAGGTGGAAGGGCAGACCACCAACCTGCAGCGGCTGGCCGAGCCGTCCCAGCTGCTCAAGTCAGCCATCGTACATCTCATCAACTACCAGGACGACGCCGAGCTGGCCACCCGGGCCCTGCCTGAACTCACCAAACTGCTCAACGATGAGGACCCG GTGGTGGTGACCAAGGCAGCCATGATTGTGAACCAGCTGTCCAAGAAAGAGGCGTCGCGGCGGGCGCTGATGGGCTCGCCCCAGCTGGTGGCAGCCGTGGTGCGTACTATGCAGAACACCAGTGACCTGGACACAGCCCGCTGCACCACCAGCATCCTGCACAACCTCTCCCACCACCGCGAGGGGCTGCTTGCCATCTTCAAGTCGGGCGGCATCCCTGCCCTGGTCCGCATGCTCAG CTCCCCGGTGGAGTCGGTCCTGTTCTACGCCATCACCACGCTGCACAACCTGCTGCTGTACCAGGAGGGCGCCAAGATGGCGGTGCGCCTGGCAGATGGGCTGCAGAAGATGGTGCCCCTGCTCAACAAAAACAACCCCAAGTTCCTGGCCATCACCACCGACTGCCTGCAGCTCCTGGCTTATGGCAACCAGGAGAGCAAG CTCATCATCTTGGCCAATGGAGGACCCCAGGCCCTTGTGCAGATCATGCGCAACTACAGCTATGAGAAGCTGCTCTGGACCACCAGCCGTGTGCTCAAGGTGCTGTCTGTGTGTCCCAGCAATAAGCCTGCCATCGTGGAGGCTG GTGGGATGCAGGCCTTGGGCAAACACCTGACAAGCAACAGCCCCCGCCTTGTACAGAACTGTCTCTGGACCTTGCGCAACCTCTCGGATGTGGCCACCAAACAG GAGGGCCTGGAGAGCGTCCTGAAGATCCTGGTGAACCAGCTGAGTGTGGACGATGTCAACGTCCTCACCTGTGCCACGGGCACTCTGTCCAACCTGACGTGCAACAACAGCAAGAATAAGACGCTGGTGACCCAGAACAGCGGCGTGGAGGCTCTCATCCATGCCATCCTGCGCGCTGGCGACAAGGACGACATCACGGAGCCCGCCGTCTGCGCCCTGCGCCACCTCACCAGCCGCCACCCGGAGGCCGAGATGGCCCAGAACTCCGTGCGCCTCAACTACGGCATCCCGGCCATTGTCAAGCTTCTCAACCAGCCCAACCAGTGGCCGCTGGTCAAG GCAACCATCGGCCTGATCAGGAAtctggctctgtgcccagcaaaCCATGCCCCACTGCAGGAGGCAGCAGTTATTCCCCGCCTTGTCCAGTTGCTGGTCAAGGCTCACCAGGATGCCCAGCGTCATGTGGCTGCAGGCACACAGCAGCCCTACACG GATGGTGTGAGGATGGAGGAGATTGTGGAGGGCTGCACTGGAGCCCTGCACATCCTCGCCCGGGATCCCATGAACCGCATGGAGATCTTCCGACTCAACACTATACCCCTGTTTGTACAG ctcctgtaCTCGTCAGTGGAGAACATCCAGCGCGTGGCTGCCGGGGTGCTGTGTGAGCTGGCCCAGGACAAGGAGGCAGCTGATGCAATTGATGCTGAGGGGGCCTCAGCTCCACTCATGGAGCTACTGCACTCCCGCAACGAGGGCACCG cCACCTATGCTGCGGCTGTCCTGTTCCGCATCTCCGAGGACAAGAACCCAGATTACCGAAAACGCGTGTCTGTGGAGCTCACCAACTCCCTCTTCAAGCATGACCCAGCTGCGTGGGAGGCT gcccagagcatgatccccaTCAATGAGCCCTACGCAGATG ACATGGATGCCACCTACCGCCCCATGTACTCGAGTGATGTGCCCCTGGACCCCCTGGACATGCACATGGACATGGACGCGGACTATCCCATCGACACTTACAGCGACGGCCTGAGGCCCCCCTACCCCACGGCGGACCATATGCTGGCCTAG